From one Brevundimonas sp. PAMC22021 genomic stretch:
- a CDS encoding cytochrome ubiquinol oxidase subunit I has protein sequence MDLAVVDLSRLQFALTALYHFLFVPLTLGLSFMLVIMESIYVMTRRPIWRTITRFWGVLFGINFVLGVATGLTMEFQFGMNWSYFSHYVGDIFGAPLAIEGLMAFFLEATFVGLMFFGWDKLSRHVHLFVTFMVALGTNLSALWILIANGWMQNPVGSAFNPETMRMEVVDFMAVLFNPVAQAKFVHTVSAGYVIAAVFVLGISAFYLLKGRHKGFAKRSMTVAAAFGLLASLSVVVLGDESGYALTDNQKMKLAAIEAMWNTQPAPASLSLFGMPDMKTRETRFEVQVPWVLGLISTRSLDGSVDGIVQLVALAQTRIESGVIAYDALETIKADPNNVAARAQFEEHRRDLGYGLMLTRYVADPRQATPDQVVVAAWNTVPNVPVMFWSFRFMAFIGFAMIALFATAFVLCTLRRHETRWFLRLCVLAIPLPWIAAELGWVVAEYGRQPWAVEGVLPTFMGASSLTVPQLWTTIIGFTVFYGALAVVEVGLILHAIKKGPFHEQQELDRPAPAGGPDLTGTQDGVPVPATA, from the coding sequence ATCGACCTTGCGGTCGTCGACCTATCAAGGCTGCAGTTCGCGCTGACAGCCCTTTACCATTTCCTGTTCGTGCCGCTGACGCTCGGCCTGTCCTTCATGCTGGTCATCATGGAGAGCATCTATGTGATGACCCGCCGGCCGATCTGGCGAACCATCACCCGTTTCTGGGGCGTCCTGTTCGGCATCAACTTCGTGCTGGGGGTCGCCACCGGCCTGACCATGGAGTTCCAGTTCGGCATGAACTGGAGCTACTTCTCGCATTACGTCGGCGACATCTTCGGCGCCCCGCTCGCCATTGAGGGCCTGATGGCCTTCTTCCTGGAGGCGACGTTCGTGGGGCTGATGTTCTTCGGCTGGGACAAGCTGAGCCGGCACGTCCATCTGTTCGTGACCTTCATGGTGGCGCTGGGCACCAACCTGTCAGCCCTGTGGATTCTGATCGCCAACGGCTGGATGCAGAATCCCGTGGGCTCGGCCTTCAATCCCGAGACGATGCGGATGGAGGTCGTGGACTTCATGGCCGTGCTGTTCAACCCGGTGGCCCAGGCCAAGTTCGTCCACACGGTCTCGGCCGGCTACGTGATCGCGGCGGTGTTCGTATTGGGGATCTCGGCCTTTTATTTGCTGAAAGGCCGGCACAAGGGCTTCGCTAAGCGGTCCATGACGGTGGCGGCGGCCTTTGGCCTGCTGGCCTCTCTGTCGGTGGTCGTTCTGGGCGACGAGAGCGGCTATGCGCTGACCGACAACCAGAAGATGAAGCTGGCCGCCATCGAGGCCATGTGGAACACCCAGCCGGCCCCGGCCAGCCTGTCCCTGTTCGGCATGCCGGACATGAAAACGCGCGAAACCCGCTTTGAAGTGCAGGTGCCGTGGGTCCTGGGCCTGATCTCGACCCGCAGTCTGGACGGCAGCGTGGACGGCATCGTGCAGCTGGTGGCGCTGGCGCAGACCCGCATCGAAAGCGGCGTGATCGCTTACGACGCCCTGGAGACGATCAAGGCCGATCCGAACAACGTCGCCGCCCGCGCCCAGTTCGAGGAACACCGGCGCGACCTTGGCTACGGTCTGATGCTGACCCGCTATGTCGCCGATCCGCGACAGGCGACCCCGGACCAGGTCGTGGTCGCCGCCTGGAACACCGTGCCGAACGTCCCGGTGATGTTCTGGTCGTTCCGCTTCATGGCCTTTATCGGCTTCGCCATGATCGCCCTGTTCGCCACAGCCTTTGTGCTGTGCACGCTGCGCAGGCACGAGACGCGCTGGTTCCTGCGGCTGTGCGTCCTGGCGATCCCGCTGCCGTGGATCGCGGCCGAGCTGGGCTGGGTGGTGGCCGAATACGGCCGCCAGCCCTGGGCGGTGGAAGGCGTGCTGCCGACCTTCATGGGCGCGTCCAGCCTGACGGTCCCGCAGCTGTGGACCACCATCATCGGCTTCACCGTCTTCTACGGCGCCCTGGCCGTGGTCGAGGTCGGCCTGATCCTGCACGCGATCAAGAAGGGCCCGTTCCACGAGCAGCAGGAACTGGATCGCCCCGCGCCGGCGGGCGGCCCCGACCTGACCGGAACCCAGGACGGCGTGCCCGTTCCGGCCACCGCCTGA
- the cydB gene encoding cytochrome d ubiquinol oxidase subunit II, which translates to MELPLDYATLRLIWWGLLGVLLIGFALTDGFDLGVGALLPFVARTDEERRAVINTIGATWEGNQVWFILGGGAIFAAWPFVYAVSFSGFYLAMFLVLSALILRPVAFKYRSKRPHGKWRTAWDWALFIGGFVPALVFGVAVGNVLLGAPFRLDSNLRSFYEGHLLGLFTPFSLICGLLSVSMLVLHGAAWLGLKAERGVIGDRARRFGTIAAILSLVLFAAGGLYVAFGPLGFRIVGEVDPNGWSNPLRTAVQAAPGAWLDNYGRYPWMAIAPVLGFLGTAAALIGLWRRSEPLAFGGSSVGTLGIISTAGLSMFPFILPSSIDPQSSLTAWNASSSHVTLFIMLVVTIIFLPLILLYTSWVYRVLWGRSTTAALRTNPDLY; encoded by the coding sequence ATGGAACTTCCTCTCGACTACGCCACCCTTCGCCTGATCTGGTGGGGATTGCTGGGCGTGCTTCTGATCGGCTTCGCCCTGACCGACGGCTTTGATCTCGGCGTCGGCGCCCTGCTGCCCTTTGTGGCTCGGACCGATGAAGAACGCCGCGCCGTGATCAACACCATCGGCGCAACCTGGGAAGGCAACCAGGTTTGGTTCATCCTCGGCGGCGGCGCGATCTTCGCCGCCTGGCCCTTTGTCTACGCCGTCAGCTTCTCGGGCTTCTACCTGGCCATGTTCCTGGTGCTGTCGGCGCTGATCCTGCGTCCCGTCGCCTTCAAATACCGATCCAAGCGGCCGCACGGGAAATGGCGCACGGCCTGGGACTGGGCCCTGTTTATCGGCGGCTTCGTGCCGGCCCTGGTGTTCGGCGTGGCGGTGGGCAATGTGCTCTTGGGCGCGCCCTTCCGGTTGGACAGCAACCTGCGGTCCTTCTACGAAGGTCATCTGCTGGGTCTGTTCACGCCCTTCAGCCTGATCTGCGGCCTGCTGTCGGTCTCGATGCTGGTGCTGCACGGCGCGGCCTGGCTAGGCCTCAAGGCCGAGCGCGGCGTGATTGGCGACCGCGCCCGTCGCTTCGGCACGATCGCGGCGATCCTCAGCCTGGTGCTGTTCGCCGCCGGAGGCCTGTATGTCGCCTTCGGGCCGCTGGGCTTCCGAATCGTCGGCGAGGTCGATCCGAACGGATGGTCCAATCCGCTGCGCACGGCGGTCCAGGCTGCGCCTGGCGCCTGGCTGGACAACTACGGACGCTATCCGTGGATGGCGATCGCACCGGTGCTGGGCTTCCTTGGTACGGCGGCGGCGCTGATCGGCCTGTGGCGTCGCTCCGAGCCGCTGGCGTTCGGCGGATCGTCCGTGGGCACGCTGGGCATCATCTCGACGGCGGGCCTGTCGATGTTCCCGTTCATCCTGCCCAGTTCGATCGATCCGCAGTCCAGCCTCACGGCATGGAACGCCTCCTCCAGCCATGTGACCCTGTTCATCATGCTGGTGGTGACGATCATCTTCCTGCCGCTGATTCTTCTCTACACCTCGTGGGTCTACAGGGTGCTGTGGGGTCGCTCGACCACCGCCGCGCTGCGCACCAACCCCGACCTCTACTGA
- the cydD gene encoding thiol reductant ABC exporter subunit CydD — MTAQPLVSSLSPRPWLSHVARPHRRLAGMAALATIADVALAVGFAAGLALAVHHLPQSLNAAAPWIALAMVALPARGLLGQGALALSARLARRVKADVRTGALKALFASHGSADRRLTAAVEGVEALDGYYARFAPARTAAALSPLLLIATAALASPMSAAILLFTLLPFVAGMALAGTAAAAESRRQFDALERLSGLFLDRVRALPALLAFDAEARAAAEIEHAATSLAARTSRVLRVAFLSSGVLEFFSALSVALVAVYCGFNLLRLLPFPAPETLDLPRALFVLALAPEVYAPMRRLAAAYHDRQAAEAAVSALQTPPVRDPTPTPLGRHAGSIAFRSVAIGYGLAPVIQDFDLDIRPGQIVALTGASGSGKSSLLHLLLGLVPLADGEVEVGGVRMPPEGFAGQIAWASQNPVVLPGTLFDNIVLAHPRASRRDVMRAAGLAGLHGDLERPLDERGGGLSGGERRRLGLARALLKPAPLLLLDEPTANLDPESEARIIAVIRRAAEGRTTLVATHSPAVTALADRVVRL, encoded by the coding sequence ATGACCGCACAGCCCCTCGTCTCTTCCCTCTCGCCGCGTCCGTGGTTGTCCCACGTCGCCCGGCCGCATCGTCGTCTCGCCGGCATGGCCGCCCTGGCGACGATCGCCGACGTGGCGCTGGCCGTGGGCTTTGCAGCCGGCCTGGCGCTGGCGGTGCATCATCTGCCGCAATCCCTGAACGCCGCCGCTCCGTGGATCGCCCTGGCCATGGTCGCCCTGCCGGCGCGTGGCCTGCTCGGCCAGGGCGCGCTGGCGCTGTCGGCCCGGCTGGCGCGACGGGTAAAGGCAGACGTCCGGACCGGCGCCCTGAAGGCCCTGTTCGCCTCGCATGGATCGGCCGACAGGCGGCTGACGGCGGCCGTGGAGGGCGTGGAGGCGCTGGATGGCTACTACGCCCGCTTCGCGCCTGCGCGCACGGCCGCGGCCCTGTCGCCGCTGCTGCTGATTGCAACCGCTGCGCTGGCCAGCCCGATGTCGGCCGCCATCCTGCTTTTCACCCTTCTTCCCTTTGTCGCCGGGATGGCGCTGGCCGGCACGGCCGCCGCCGCCGAAAGTCGTCGGCAGTTCGACGCCTTGGAACGCCTCAGCGGCCTGTTCCTGGACCGCGTGCGGGCGCTTCCCGCCCTGCTGGCCTTTGACGCCGAGGCGCGCGCGGCGGCGGAGATCGAGCATGCCGCGACCAGTCTGGCGGCGCGCACCTCCAGGGTGCTGCGGGTCGCCTTTTTGTCGTCCGGGGTGCTTGAGTTCTTTTCGGCTCTCTCGGTGGCGCTTGTGGCCGTCTACTGCGGCTTCAACCTCCTGCGGCTTCTGCCCTTCCCGGCGCCGGAGACCCTGGACCTGCCCCGCGCCCTTTTCGTGCTGGCGCTGGCCCCCGAGGTCTATGCGCCCATGCGCCGGCTGGCCGCCGCCTACCACGACCGTCAGGCGGCCGAGGCGGCCGTGTCCGCGCTTCAGACGCCCCCCGTCCGCGATCCGACGCCGACGCCCCTTGGCCGCCACGCGGGGTCGATCGCCTTCCGATCCGTCGCCATCGGCTATGGCCTAGCGCCCGTGATCCAGGATTTCGACCTCGACATCCGCCCCGGGCAGATCGTCGCCCTGACCGGAGCGAGCGGGTCGGGCAAGAGCAGCCTGCTGCACTTGCTGCTGGGACTGGTCCCCCTCGCCGACGGCGAGGTGGAGGTCGGCGGCGTGCGCATGCCGCCCGAGGGCTTCGCCGGACAGATTGCCTGGGCCAGCCAGAACCCGGTCGTGCTGCCCGGCACGCTGTTCGACAACATCGTTCTGGCCCACCCGCGGGCCAGCCGGCGCGACGTCATGCGCGCCGCGGGCCTGGCCGGCTTGCACGGCGATCTCGAGCGCCCCTTGGACGAGCGCGGCGGCGGCCTGTCCGGCGGCGAACGCCGTCGGCTGGGTCTGGCGCGCGCCCTGCTGAAGCCGGCGCCGCTGCTGCTGCTGGACGAACCCACCGCCAACCTCGATCCCGAATCCGAGGCCCGGAT
- the cydX gene encoding cytochrome bd-I oxidase subunit CydX — MWYFTWVLGLGLAVGFGVLNGVWHEFHLFDEGDPGLSIPDQDAQTDVPL; from the coding sequence ATGTGGTATTTTACTTGGGTTCTGGGGCTTGGCCTCGCCGTCGGCTTCGGCGTCCTGAACGGCGTCTGGCACGAGTTCCACCTGTTCGACGAAGGCGATCCCGGCCTGTCGATCCCGGATCAGGATGCACAGACCGATGTCCCGCTGTGA